The Streptomyces sp. NBC_00569 genomic sequence CGAGAGCTGATTCGATCAAGGCGATGACCGGCACACGGGTGCGCTCGGAGACGGCGGTCAGCGATTCCGGCGATTCGGCCTTCGGACACATCACGGCGATCAGCCCGGGGGCGCCGGCCAGAGCCTCCAGATCCTGGGCGCCCAGGAGCTCCGAAGGCGTATTGATACGCACGCAAGCACATCCGCCGTTCGACAGCCAACTGACCGCCGAGGCACGCGCGGTGTCCTTCTGATCTGCCGCGACAGCGTCCTCGAGGTCCAGCACCACGAGGTCGGCGCCGGACGCGACCGCCTTGTCGAAGCGGGCCGGATGATCGGCGGGTACGAAGAGCAGCGACTTCGCGAGCTGAACGGATTGCGCCCGGTCCAAGTACGTCATCCCGATCACCTATGCCAGTCCCGTGCCCTCGGGCGTCGCCGGTGGCAGCACCTCGAACTCGGCGAGCACGGCGTCCGTGTGCTCGCCGACATCCGGGACAGGGCCCATCACCGGCTCGGCACCCACGAAGGTCGCCGGGGGAATGAGAGCGCTCAATGTCCCGGCCGGCGATGCGTACTCCTTCCAACGGTCCCGGGCCCGCAGTTGCGGATGGCTCGCCAGGCCGGCCATGTCCCGCAGCAGGGCATTGGCGATGCCCGCGGTCTCCAGCCGCTTTGCGACATCCGGGGCAGTATCGTCACGGAAGGCTTGCTCGATCTCGTCCTGCAGTTGCGCCGCGTTCTCCACGCGAGACGAGTTCCGGGCGAACCGTGGGTCGGCCGCGAGCGCCGGATCGTGGAGTATCTGCTCGCAGAAGGTGGCCCACTCGCGCTCGTTCTGGAGCCCGAGGAAGACCTGCTCGCCGTCGCCGCATTGGAACGGACCGTAGGGTGCGATCGCCGAGTGCCGCGCACCCGTTCGTCGGGGCGGAGTGCCGCCGTACGTGGCGTAGTTGAGCGGAAAGCCCATCCACTCGGCGAGCGCCTCCAGCATGGAGATCTCGATCGTGACGCCCTCGCTGGTGCGCTGTCGCTGCAGGAGCGCGGCAAGGATGCCGGTGTAGGCGTACATGCCGGAGGCGATGTCCGCGATGGAGATCCCGACCTTCGACGGCTCGTCCTCGGTGCCGGTGATCGAGACCAGCCCGGCCTCGCACTGGACCAGCAAGTCGTACGCCTTCTTGTCGGTGTACGGGCCGCCGCTGCCGTAGCCGGAGATCGAGACGTGGATGAGGCCCGGATTT encodes the following:
- a CDS encoding CaiB/BaiF CoA transferase family protein; the protein is MNPLDGLTVVSLEQAVAAPFATRQLADLGARVIKIERPGPGDFARGYDETVRGLASHFVWLNRSKESVALDLKTEHGRAAVKALVSRADVFVQNLAPGAAERLGLGSDTLRAANPGLIHVSISGYGSGGPYTDKKAYDLLVQCEAGLVSITGTEDEPSKVGISIADIASGMYAYTGILAALLQRQRTSEGVTIEISMLEALAEWMGFPLNYATYGGTPPRRTGARHSAIAPYGPFQCGDGEQVFLGLQNEREWATFCEQILHDPALAADPRFARNSSRVENAAQLQDEIEQAFRDDTAPDVAKRLETAGIANALLRDMAGLASHPQLRARDRWKEYASPAGTLSALIPPATFVGAEPVMGPVPDVGEHTDAVLAEFEVLPPATPEGTGLA